The Nitrospinaceae bacterium genome window below encodes:
- a CDS encoding glycoside hydrolase, with product MTTPKGYLALVLHAHLPFVRHPEYEEFLEEDWLYEAITETYIPLLNIFEGLVEDEVPFKLTLTLTPTLLSMLSDPLLQDRYRRHLDRLIELSCKEIDRTRNQPEFHDLALHYHWQLSRVRETFVNHYQNNLIQGFRKFQDLGHLELITCGATHGFLPLMAVNDNAVRAQIQTAAQTHERFLGRKPRGIWLPECGYQPGIEKYLQEAGIRFFFTDTHGVLHATPRPKYGVFAPIYCPNGVAVFGRDTESSKQVWSANEGYPGDGNYREYYRDIGFDLDYDYIRPYIASTGERKMTGFKYHRITGKGDHKEPYNPENAVARAAEHAGNFMFNREQQVEHLGRLMDRPPLIVAPYDAELYGHWWFEGPEWLNFLIRKIAFDQDTIELTNPSSYLQKFPTHQMATPSTSSWGYKGYNEYWLGKDNDWIYRHLHKAAERMEEMARNHQHATGLAERALNQAARELLLAQGSDWAFIMTSGTMVEYAVKRTRDHINRFTRIFHDLQNQNLDEDWLAGIEHKDNLFPAIDFRVYAGQGSI from the coding sequence ATGACAACTCCTAAAGGATACCTCGCTCTGGTTTTACACGCTCACCTGCCCTTTGTCCGGCATCCGGAATATGAAGAGTTTCTGGAAGAAGACTGGCTTTATGAAGCCATCACCGAAACTTACATTCCCCTGCTGAATATCTTTGAAGGCTTGGTGGAAGACGAAGTTCCCTTCAAACTCACCCTCACTCTGACTCCCACCCTATTGAGCATGCTGAGTGACCCTTTACTGCAAGACCGGTACCGCCGGCATCTGGACCGGTTGATAGAATTGTCCTGTAAAGAAATCGATCGCACCCGGAACCAGCCGGAGTTTCACGATCTGGCCCTGCACTACCACTGGCAGCTCAGCCGGGTCCGGGAAACGTTCGTCAACCATTATCAGAACAACCTCATCCAGGGTTTTCGTAAATTCCAGGATCTGGGGCACCTGGAACTGATCACCTGTGGAGCCACACACGGGTTTCTTCCGCTGATGGCGGTGAATGACAACGCCGTGCGGGCGCAGATTCAAACCGCCGCCCAGACCCACGAAAGGTTTCTTGGCAGAAAACCGCGCGGCATCTGGCTTCCCGAATGCGGTTACCAGCCGGGAATCGAAAAATACCTGCAGGAAGCGGGAATCCGTTTCTTTTTTACCGACACGCATGGAGTCCTGCACGCAACTCCCAGGCCCAAATACGGCGTCTTCGCCCCCATCTATTGCCCCAACGGCGTGGCGGTGTTTGGCCGCGATACAGAGTCCTCCAAGCAGGTGTGGAGTGCCAACGAAGGGTATCCGGGAGATGGAAATTACCGGGAATACTACCGGGACATCGGGTTCGACCTGGATTACGATTACATCCGGCCTTACATCGCCTCGACCGGAGAGCGCAAAATGACCGGCTTCAAATATCACCGCATCACCGGCAAGGGCGATCACAAGGAGCCCTACAACCCGGAAAATGCCGTTGCCAGGGCCGCAGAGCATGCCGGAAATTTCATGTTCAACCGGGAACAACAGGTGGAGCATCTCGGCCGTTTGATGGACCGGCCACCCTTGATCGTCGCTCCCTACGATGCAGAACTGTATGGCCACTGGTGGTTTGAGGGTCCCGAATGGCTGAACTTTCTGATCCGCAAAATTGCTTTCGATCAGGACACCATTGAATTGACCAACCCAAGCAGTTATTTACAAAAGTTTCCGACCCATCAAATGGCAACCCCCTCGACATCGAGCTGGGGTTACAAGGGATATAACGAGTACTGGCTGGGTAAAGACAACGACTGGATCTACCGCCATCTGCATAAAGCCGCCGAACGCATGGAGGAGATGGCCAGAAATCATCAACACGCGACCGGCCTCGCAGAACGAGCGCTCAATCAGGCCGCCAGGGAACTTCTTCTCGCCCAGGGAAGCGACTGGGCCTTCATCATGACGTCGGGGACCATGGTCGAATACGCCGTGAAGCGCACCCGGGATCACATCAATCGTTTCACACGAATTTTTCATGACCTGCAAAACCAAAATCTGGATGAGGACTGGCTGGCCGGCATTGAGCACAAAGACAATCTTTTTCCCGCAATCGATTTCAGGGTGTACGCCGGGCAGGGCTCCATCTAA